One Cygnus atratus isolate AKBS03 ecotype Queensland, Australia chromosome 6, CAtr_DNAZoo_HiC_assembly, whole genome shotgun sequence DNA segment encodes these proteins:
- the RBM43 gene encoding RNA-binding protein 43: MDTGRAAKSARTVVISGVPDGILKDDVMSDILVIHFQKSKNNGGDVEDIIYPTMEKGVAYVTFEDQEVVESVLKKNEHRLEDKRLSRYYPLKVTPYCKNVFSSVTSVLNMSVFKDQYVLEDLIQEIKKKNTALSFGPLQSSGHISVQGSFPAIELLRDFLLLKAKSLSEDKNEESKSHQRPKKQQQQCRLTTDTNNFVHDAEGEKQVVVLDTDTYLYMKNFLPKKLLANTDVAISDVTDGDITTLYLQKVRSRPDAGQVLAFKEEIEHQSLKLHNTLCKERIYLDGYIRDEKQKYKLVCETLKSHYPSVLVIPYATHIDVIGNSSEVFEFTREVNKEVQSLFQHR, translated from the exons ATG GACACGGGACGAGCAGCTAAATCAGCAAGGACAGTTGTCATCTCTGGTGTTCCAGATGGCATTCTGAAGGATGATGTCATGAGTGACATACTGGTGATTCATTTCCAAAAGTCAAAGAATAATGGTGGAGATGTGGAAGACATAATATATCCAACAATGGAAAAAGGAGTTGCATATGTAACTTTTGAAGATCAAGAAG TTGTAGAGAGTGTTCTAAAGAAGAATGAGCATCGACTAGAAGACAAGAGACTGTCCAGATACTATCCTTTGAAAGTAACTCCTTACTGCAAAAAC GTCTTCAGCTCTGTCACGTCTGTCCTCAATATGTCTGTTTTCAAAGATCAATATGTTTTAGAAGATCTgatacaagaaattaaaaagaagaacaCAGCTTTGAGCTTTGGCCCTCTGCAGTCCAGTGGACATATTTCTGTTCAAGGGTCATTTCCAGCAATCGAATTGCTAAGAGACTTCCTTTTACTAAAAGCAAAATCCCTTTCAGaggacaaaaatgaagaaagtaagTCCCATCAGAGACcgaagaagcagcagcagcagtgcagactTACCACagatacaaataattttgttcatGATGCAGAGGGGGAAAAGCAAGTGGTTGTTCTTGACACAGATACATATCTCTATATGAAGAActttcttcccaagaaactCCTAGCAAATACTGATGTTGCAATTTCTGACGTCACTGATGGTGATATAACTACACTATATCTTCAGAAAGTTAGAAGTAGGCCTGATGCTGGACAGGTATTAGCATTCAAAGAGGAAATTGAACATCAGTCTCTAAAACTTCATAACACTTTATGTAAAGAAAGGATATACCTTGATGGGTACATCagagatgaaaagcagaaatataaatTGGTGTGTGAAACTCTAAAATCCCACTACCCTTCTGTTTTGGTTATTCCTTATGCTACTCACATTGATGTGATAGGAAATTCTTCAGAGGTTTTTGAATTTACAAGGGAAGTGAACAAAGAGGTTCAGAGCCTGTTTCAACACAGGTAG